A single genomic interval of Alteromonas sp. BL110 harbors:
- a CDS encoding PQQ-dependent catabolism-associated beta-propeller protein, with the protein MSYRFALLLGSSMAAFALALPQAFALPQAYVTNEKDNTLSVIDMTTFDVIETIEVGERPRGFILSADQSHAYICASDADRIQIMDLSTHSIVGDLPSGADPETIALHPNGTTIYTANEDDALLTVIDIPTAQVISQIDVGVEPEGLAVSHDGSMMVVTSETTNMVHWIDTKTHENIANSLVDARPRDAHFTRDDKYLWVSSEIGGTVSIFDTATKQKVKTLSFAIKGVYRDKVQPVGIVLMKNKPYAFVALGPANRIAVINTDTFEVEDYILVGRRVWQLAFNQDQSLLLTTNGVSGDVSVINTHTLNVEHTVKVGRYPWGVAVKWK; encoded by the coding sequence ATGAGTTATCGCTTTGCACTCTTGCTTGGCAGTTCAATGGCAGCCTTTGCCTTAGCACTTCCTCAAGCCTTTGCACTTCCTCAAGCGTATGTCACTAACGAAAAAGACAACACGCTATCTGTCATTGATATGACGACATTTGATGTGATTGAAACTATCGAGGTTGGAGAGCGCCCCCGAGGGTTTATTTTAAGTGCAGACCAGTCCCACGCGTATATCTGTGCCTCTGATGCTGATCGAATTCAAATTATGGATTTGTCTACCCATTCCATAGTGGGCGATCTTCCCTCAGGTGCAGATCCTGAAACCATAGCATTACATCCTAACGGCACCACTATTTACACAGCTAATGAAGACGATGCCCTTCTTACTGTTATCGACATTCCAACGGCTCAGGTCATTTCTCAGATAGATGTAGGCGTAGAGCCTGAGGGGCTAGCCGTGAGTCACGACGGCAGCATGATGGTCGTCACATCAGAAACCACTAACATGGTGCACTGGATAGATACCAAAACGCACGAAAATATTGCAAATAGCTTGGTTGACGCAAGACCCAGAGATGCTCACTTTACCAGAGATGACAAGTACCTTTGGGTAAGCTCTGAAATAGGTGGCACCGTTAGTATTTTCGATACTGCTACCAAGCAAAAAGTGAAGACCCTTTCCTTTGCCATTAAAGGCGTTTATCGCGACAAGGTTCAGCCAGTGGGTATTGTGCTTATGAAAAATAAGCCCTACGCCTTCGTGGCGCTTGGTCCAGCAAATCGCATAGCGGTCATCAATACCGATACCTTCGAAGTGGAAGACTACATTTTGGTTGGGCGACGAGTGTGGCAATTAGCGTTTAATCAAGATCAGTCTTTATTGCTGACCACTAACGGTGTGAGCGGTGATGTGTCTGTCATCAATACCCACACGTTAAACGTAGAGCATACGGTAAAAGTGGGGCGTTACCCTTGGGGCGTGGCGGTTAAATGGAAATAG
- a CDS encoding substrate-binding periplasmic protein: MQLVKPFRVIFILLCLITGSAFSAFGEARSLDDIKDSGLIRIAVYTDYPPFSFIENDSPTGIDIDIAREIASALGVELELIWMTPGETTEDDFRNYLWKGHIIHRIKADVMMRAPYDPSFSQKRDDVGLLVNELVHMFAPYQRESWQIIHNTHTLPEVETMGMFQYHTIGAEIDSIPHFYLTSAFGGRLREKTSHYRSNAEAIDAMKAGTVEAVMGLRSQISYLSQFVDNEQYRLASNAFPLIGKQKWDIGLAVHTNYRALGYEIGDVITRMVVEGDMQRLFEKYKTIYEMPPYFSGQERSE; encoded by the coding sequence GTGCAGTTAGTTAAACCTTTTCGAGTTATTTTCATTTTACTCTGCCTGATAACGGGTTCTGCGTTTTCTGCGTTCGGGGAAGCAAGATCGTTAGACGATATTAAAGACAGCGGTTTAATTAGAATTGCGGTGTACACCGACTATCCTCCATTTTCATTTATTGAAAACGACAGCCCCACAGGTATTGATATTGATATCGCCCGTGAAATCGCGAGCGCCCTTGGTGTTGAGCTAGAACTGATATGGATGACACCAGGTGAAACGACAGAGGACGATTTCAGGAATTACCTATGGAAGGGCCATATAATTCATCGCATTAAGGCTGATGTGATGATGCGCGCGCCTTACGACCCAAGCTTTTCTCAAAAACGTGACGACGTGGGCTTGTTGGTTAATGAGCTTGTTCATATGTTTGCCCCTTATCAGCGTGAAAGCTGGCAAATCATTCACAACACGCACACCTTGCCCGAAGTGGAAACCATGGGCATGTTTCAGTATCACACGATTGGTGCGGAAATAGACAGCATTCCCCACTTTTACTTAACGTCAGCGTTTGGCGGCCGATTGCGAGAAAAAACATCGCACTATCGTTCAAATGCAGAAGCGATTGACGCAATGAAAGCAGGAACCGTCGAAGCGGTAATGGGATTGCGCTCGCAAATATCCTACCTCAGTCAGTTTGTTGATAATGAGCAATATCGCCTTGCAAGCAACGCGTTTCCGCTTATCGGAAAGCAAAAGTGGGATATAGGACTTGCTGTTCATACTAATTATCGCGCGCTTGGCTATGAAATTGGTGATGTAATTACGCGAATGGTGGTCGAGGGCGATATGCAACGGTTATTTGAGAAATACAAAACCATTTATGAGATGCCGCCCTATTTTTCGGGGCAAGAGCGTTCAGAATAA
- a CDS encoding ABC transporter substrate-binding protein translates to MAKGVKSTVEIRLTGKRYQKCVASLFCCVLLSFLNSALAFNEAQSSQAQQAAPQASFATIVVIYIKVAGTSLPGTPDYLKSPSNEGTAGASVAIKDANITGKFLGYQFELTEISVPSIGELQASLAKTRQHSASRANTNHKVISSNQQGNIAPVVLLDIRSSDKVKAASIEPLIANIQSTLPNAVFFNVANSDDLLRQNSCRLPLFHTIPSYQMKTDALAQWFRTKRIDEIFAVYGKTADDAAYLAAFKRSAKKFKLSLIEAKQWQDSFDLRRAAFAEIPQFTRTTETYQAVFTADSAAQFAYSLPFNTYYPVPVVGAAGLKALGWHFTHEQWGARQLQSRFNDRFNRHMNEVDFAAYLAVTAVANAAQQGSDLTQQGILKTLLSDHYTLGAYKGRPLSIRPYTHQFRQPIALAHEDALVTHAPLEGFLHQTNELDTLGATHTTCKDKL, encoded by the coding sequence ATGGCAAAGGGTGTAAAAAGCACGGTTGAAATACGATTAACCGGTAAGCGCTATCAAAAGTGTGTAGCGTCACTTTTTTGCTGCGTTCTGTTGTCGTTTTTAAACAGCGCGCTCGCATTTAATGAAGCGCAATCTTCTCAGGCCCAACAAGCTGCACCACAGGCCTCTTTTGCCACTATTGTGGTCATTTACATTAAAGTTGCGGGCACATCTCTACCAGGCACACCAGACTATTTAAAGTCCCCCAGCAATGAGGGGACAGCTGGCGCAAGTGTGGCGATAAAGGATGCCAACATCACGGGAAAATTTCTTGGTTATCAGTTTGAGCTAACTGAAATCAGTGTGCCTTCTATCGGCGAACTGCAAGCTTCTTTAGCTAAAACACGCCAGCACTCTGCTTCAAGAGCTAACACAAATCACAAAGTAATAAGCAGCAATCAGCAAGGCAACATTGCACCTGTTGTACTGCTGGACATACGAAGCAGTGATAAGGTAAAGGCTGCCTCAATTGAGCCGTTGATTGCCAATATTCAAAGCACGCTTCCTAATGCCGTATTTTTTAACGTAGCTAATAGCGATGATTTGCTGAGACAAAATTCATGTCGCTTGCCTTTATTTCACACAATCCCCAGTTATCAAATGAAAACCGACGCCCTAGCCCAATGGTTTCGCACTAAACGTATTGACGAGATATTCGCTGTTTATGGAAAAACCGCTGACGATGCTGCATACCTAGCCGCGTTCAAACGCAGCGCTAAAAAATTCAAACTTTCACTTATTGAAGCTAAGCAATGGCAGGACAGTTTTGATTTACGCAGAGCTGCTTTTGCTGAAATTCCTCAATTTACGCGAACAACAGAAACCTATCAGGCTGTTTTTACCGCCGATAGCGCGGCGCAATTCGCGTATAGCCTACCCTTTAACACCTATTATCCTGTACCTGTGGTAGGCGCTGCCGGCCTAAAAGCACTAGGTTGGCACTTTACCCACGAACAATGGGGCGCCCGTCAGCTTCAAAGCCGTTTTAACGACAGGTTTAACAGACACATGAATGAAGTCGACTTCGCCGCGTATCTTGCGGTAACAGCGGTGGCAAATGCTGCGCAGCAAGGAAGCGATTTAACGCAGCAGGGAATACTTAAAACCTTGCTTAGCGACCACTACACGCTGGGTGCCTATAAAGGTCGCCCTCTTTCTATTCGCCCCTACACCCACCAATTTCGTCAGCCTATTGCACTGGCCCACGAAGACGCACTGGTGACTCATGCGCCCCTTGAAGGCTTTTTGCACCAAACCAACGAACTGGACACATTAGGCGCAACACACACTACCTGTAAGGACAAGTTATGA
- the manD gene encoding D-mannonate dehydratase ManD: MKIKQVKVFVCSPGRNFVTVKIITESGIYGVGDATLNGREMAVATMLEEHIAPCLIGRDAHDIEDIWQYLYKGVYWRRGPVNMAAIAAIDMALWDIKGKVANLPVYQLLGGKSRKGVSLYAHASGEDVDSTLEKAQELVSNGFKAIRLQSAIPGLSVTYGVLGDKKDYFELQGSRPLPPEETWSTAKYFDMVETLFAKGREKLGNDVHLLHDVHSRLTPIESARLGKLLEPYNLLFLEDASMAENQKSYDVIRQHTTTPLAIGETYNTLWDCKTLIEEQRIDYIRAAATHAGGITGMRRIGDFANVHNVKTAPHGAPDLSPICFAAHMHLNLHAPNFGIQEFVGFDNEALNTLFSHEFTAKDGMAFIPDRPGLGVDFNEEAVAEYPYKRSYLPVSRLEDGTVWNW; encoded by the coding sequence GTGAAAATTAAACAGGTAAAGGTGTTCGTATGTAGCCCTGGGCGTAATTTCGTCACAGTAAAAATTATTACTGAAAGTGGTATTTATGGCGTAGGTGACGCTACATTGAACGGCAGGGAAATGGCTGTCGCCACTATGCTAGAGGAGCATATCGCGCCTTGTCTTATAGGGCGCGATGCCCACGATATTGAAGATATTTGGCAGTATCTTTATAAAGGAGTGTATTGGCGTAGAGGCCCCGTAAATATGGCGGCGATTGCGGCTATCGATATGGCGTTGTGGGACATTAAGGGCAAGGTTGCCAATTTACCTGTTTATCAATTGCTTGGCGGGAAAAGCCGAAAAGGGGTGAGTTTGTATGCCCATGCTAGTGGCGAAGATGTAGATAGCACCCTCGAAAAAGCCCAAGAACTCGTAAGCAATGGCTTCAAGGCTATTAGATTGCAATCTGCTATTCCTGGTTTAAGTGTTACTTATGGAGTGTTAGGCGATAAGAAAGACTACTTTGAACTTCAAGGAAGCAGACCTCTACCCCCGGAAGAAACTTGGTCTACCGCTAAATACTTCGATATGGTGGAAACCCTCTTCGCTAAGGGGCGTGAGAAACTTGGCAATGATGTTCACCTGTTGCACGACGTGCATAGTCGCCTTACGCCTATCGAGTCGGCACGGCTCGGAAAATTACTAGAGCCCTATAACCTTCTTTTCTTAGAAGATGCTTCCATGGCTGAAAACCAGAAAAGCTACGATGTCATTCGACAACACACCACCACACCACTAGCCATAGGCGAAACCTACAATACGCTTTGGGATTGCAAAACCCTTATTGAAGAACAACGCATTGACTATATCCGCGCTGCCGCGACCCATGCTGGGGGCATTACCGGTATGCGTCGTATTGGTGACTTTGCCAACGTGCACAATGTTAAGACTGCACCACATGGTGCGCCCGATTTGTCCCCAATATGTTTTGCTGCACACATGCATTTAAATTTACATGCTCCAAACTTCGGTATTCAAGAGTTTGTCGGTTTTGACAACGAAGCGTTAAATACACTGTTTTCACACGAGTTTACCGCTAAAGACGGCATGGCGTTTATCCCCGACAGGCCGGGGTTAGGCGTAGATTTCAACGAAGAAGCAGTAGCCGAATATCCGTATAAGCGCTCCTACTTGCCGGTTAGCAGATTAGAAGATGGCACGGTGTGGAACTGGTAA
- a CDS encoding ABC transporter permease — protein sequence MYWRCFVGVLTREMLKFWQQRTRLLSALVRPLLWLFVFAAGFRSALGLSMTEPYESYILYEEYIVPGLAAMIVLFNSMQSSLSMVYDREMGSMKVLLLSPVPRPFLLGSKLIANTLVSAIQVYIFFAFALLLDVRLSALGYVYALPVIALLSLFLGSLGLLLANYIKQLENFAGVMNFVIFPLFFLSSALYPLWKMREASEWLYQICAFNPFSSGVELLRFALYEKLEHNALAVVLCLTAITFIFAVRSFRPKASKGRFS from the coding sequence ATGTATTGGCGCTGTTTTGTGGGCGTACTTACCCGAGAGATGCTGAAGTTCTGGCAGCAACGTACACGCCTGTTAAGTGCATTGGTGCGCCCGCTGCTTTGGCTATTTGTTTTTGCCGCAGGGTTTCGTTCGGCCCTCGGTCTTTCAATGACCGAGCCTTACGAGAGTTATATTTTGTACGAAGAGTACATTGTACCTGGGCTTGCCGCCATGATTGTGCTTTTTAATAGTATGCAAAGTTCATTGTCCATGGTGTACGACAGAGAAATGGGCAGCATGAAAGTACTGCTGTTAAGCCCGGTTCCCCGCCCTTTTCTGCTAGGCAGCAAGCTTATAGCCAACACCTTGGTAAGCGCTATTCAGGTGTACATCTTCTTTGCCTTTGCGCTTTTACTAGATGTACGCCTATCTGCGTTGGGATACGTTTATGCGTTGCCTGTTATTGCACTACTGTCATTGTTTTTAGGTTCGTTAGGATTATTACTAGCAAACTATATTAAGCAGCTAGAGAACTTTGCCGGGGTCATGAATTTTGTCATTTTCCCGTTGTTCTTTCTATCAAGCGCCCTATACCCGCTTTGGAAAATGCGTGAGGCCAGCGAATGGTTGTATCAGATTTGTGCCTTTAACCCCTTTAGTAGCGGCGTAGAATTACTGCGATTTGCGCTCTACGAAAAACTCGAACACAACGCGCTTGCCGTTGTACTTTGCCTTACGGCTATCACTTTTATTTTCGCTGTGAGAAGCTTTCGCCCCAAAGCCTCAAAAGGGCGCTTCTCGTGA
- the pedF gene encoding cytochrome c-550 PedF, with amino-acid sequence MKTKISMLFAALVVTGLSAPVLAHGNVIPQGADSSAMPPITDGDESENGWVFENPYRSLDEETKTKVIKFGESAYANNCAGCHGLHAQSGGINPDLRELDPESFEDDEWFVERLRFGSAKGMPALGGIPEGQTDPILDQETLWAIKTYVEARRVVAIEEGEIEAD; translated from the coding sequence ATGAAAACAAAAATATCGATGTTGTTTGCTGCACTCGTGGTAACTGGCTTGTCTGCCCCCGTGCTTGCACACGGAAATGTTATCCCTCAAGGAGCAGATAGTTCAGCTATGCCACCAATTACTGATGGCGATGAGTCTGAAAATGGCTGGGTATTTGAAAACCCTTATCGCAGCCTTGATGAAGAAACCAAAACGAAAGTTATCAAATTTGGTGAGTCAGCCTATGCGAATAACTGTGCAGGCTGTCACGGCTTACACGCGCAGTCTGGCGGAATAAACCCAGACCTTCGTGAACTCGACCCTGAAAGTTTTGAAGACGACGAATGGTTCGTTGAGCGCCTGCGTTTTGGCTCGGCGAAAGGCATGCCTGCACTTGGAGGCATTCCGGAAGGGCAAACCGATCCTATCTTAGATCAAGAGACACTTTGGGCTATAAAGACTTACGTTGAAGCACGTCGCGTTGTGGCCATTGAAGAGGGTGAGATAGAAGCAGATTAG
- a CDS encoding beta-propeller fold lactonase family protein: MIKILACSIYATTIIAAFAFSSLTFANTQQVTSSTEGADTLKSAALLTIKKPLIPIATYPIDNKPLPRFSVDASWPSLPETWMLGQVSGLAIDKYDHIWILQRPNSLGKTDTGLATTPPTAVCCEPAPHVIRFTPDGRVATAWGGESNAPTIDGVNQWPVNVHGLFVDDNDTVWLAGNGKDDHVSVGFTFEGEFVKGIGRRGQTKGNMDLHTLGNPADMFMDSNHDELVIADGYINARIASFDVEKEKAAQVLGAYGEKPLGPTREGDFDQSQATQPQKQGIDPENPLFGNIVHCINQDSDGFIYVCDRRNNRLQIFKREKSGDIRFVKNFAVRPETGGLGTATDVAFSPDGKYLYVADMMNGRIWIYDRKSHEKLGSIGKNGRYPGQFIWLHSIDTDSEGNLYTTEVNTGRRVQKLVFKGVN, from the coding sequence ATGATCAAGATACTTGCCTGTTCAATTTATGCCACAACAATAATCGCTGCATTCGCTTTTAGCAGTTTAACTTTTGCTAATACACAACAAGTTACGTCTTCAACAGAAGGTGCAGATACATTAAAAAGCGCTGCATTATTAACAATTAAAAAGCCACTTATCCCAATAGCTACCTATCCGATAGATAACAAGCCTCTGCCTCGATTTAGCGTTGATGCGAGCTGGCCATCGTTGCCCGAAACTTGGATGCTCGGGCAGGTGTCTGGTCTCGCTATTGATAAATACGACCATATCTGGATATTGCAGCGTCCCAACTCTCTTGGCAAAACTGATACAGGCCTTGCTACAACGCCCCCCACTGCGGTGTGTTGTGAACCTGCTCCCCATGTTATCCGTTTTACACCCGACGGTAGGGTAGCTACTGCATGGGGTGGTGAAAGCAATGCGCCCACGATAGACGGTGTAAACCAATGGCCGGTAAATGTACACGGTCTATTCGTCGATGATAATGACACCGTTTGGCTGGCCGGGAACGGTAAAGATGATCATGTGTCTGTAGGCTTTACTTTTGAGGGCGAGTTTGTAAAAGGCATAGGTAGGCGAGGGCAGACCAAGGGCAACATGGACCTGCACACGTTGGGTAATCCCGCAGATATGTTCATGGACAGTAATCACGACGAGTTAGTGATTGCCGATGGCTATATCAATGCTCGCATTGCTAGCTTCGATGTTGAGAAAGAGAAGGCGGCTCAGGTACTCGGTGCTTATGGAGAAAAACCATTGGGGCCCACTCGAGAAGGCGATTTCGACCAGTCCCAAGCTACCCAGCCGCAAAAGCAGGGTATAGACCCAGAAAACCCCTTATTTGGGAATATCGTGCATTGTATAAATCAAGACAGCGACGGGTTTATCTATGTATGTGACCGTCGAAACAACCGCCTTCAAATATTTAAACGGGAAAAAAGCGGTGATATCCGCTTCGTGAAAAACTTTGCTGTACGCCCAGAAACCGGCGGTCTAGGCACAGCAACTGACGTGGCATTTTCACCCGATGGAAAATACTTGTACGTTGCCGACATGATGAATGGGCGTATTTGGATTTACGACAGAAAATCTCATGAAAAGCTAGGCTCGATAGGTAAAAACGGTCGCTACCCAGGTCAATTTATTTGGCTTCATAGCATAGACACCGACAGCGAAGGAAACCTGTACACAACAGAAGTAAATACCGGTAGACGTGTTCAAAAACTGGTATTTAAGGGCGTTAACTAA
- a CDS encoding ATP-binding cassette domain-containing protein, giving the protein MEIAVQAVSHQYGGHYALNDISLCLKPGLTMLLGPNGAGKSTLFSLITSLQKLTQGSITFDGASLSQSRTSIMAKMGVVFQQSTLDIDLSVKQNLSYFASLHGISTTSALSHIQGLLDELDLTTKLNTKIRNLNGGHRRRVELARCLIHKPSLLLLDEPTVGLDIESRHLILRVVQALAHSQNVSVLWATHLFEEVKHNNNLIVLSKGRVLAHDQCEALLAKYHQQDIEHLWQHLMQEGS; this is encoded by the coding sequence ATGGAAATAGCGGTTCAAGCGGTTTCACATCAGTACGGCGGCCACTACGCGCTAAATGATATAAGCCTTTGCTTAAAACCAGGCTTAACCATGCTACTTGGGCCAAATGGTGCAGGCAAAAGTACCTTATTTTCGCTTATTACAAGCCTTCAAAAGCTCACGCAAGGTAGCATTACCTTTGATGGTGCTAGCCTGTCTCAATCTCGCACAAGTATTATGGCGAAAATGGGCGTGGTATTTCAGCAAAGTACTTTAGATATCGACTTATCTGTAAAACAAAATTTGTCCTACTTTGCTTCGCTCCACGGCATAAGTACCACAAGTGCGCTATCTCATATTCAAGGTCTGCTCGACGAGCTCGACCTTACGACCAAGCTCAACACAAAAATTCGAAACTTAAATGGCGGGCACAGACGTCGGGTCGAGTTAGCTCGCTGCCTTATTCACAAGCCATCCTTGCTGCTATTAGACGAGCCTACCGTTGGCTTAGATATAGAATCCCGTCATCTTATTTTGCGGGTAGTACAAGCGCTCGCTCATTCCCAAAACGTAAGTGTACTGTGGGCCACGCATTTGTTTGAAGAAGTGAAGCACAACAACAATCTGATAGTCTTATCAAAAGGGCGAGTGTTAGCCCACGACCAATGTGAAGCCTTGTTAGCCAAGTATCATCAACAAGATATTGAGCACCTTTGGCAGCATTTGATGCAGGAAGGTTCCTGA
- a CDS encoding PQQ-dependent methanol/ethanol family dehydrogenase, whose amino-acid sequence MNNNMPIKKLALSMLVCASALTPVHAVVTDKDIQNDHVTTDDVVTYGMGLKAQRYSPLTAINRDTVEEVRPVWAFSLGGEKQRGQESQPMVKDGVMYVTGSYSRVWAIDARTGEELWQYEARLPDGIMPCCDVINRGVALYDNLVIFGTLDAKLVALDKDTGKTVWKKKVEDYRAGYAITAAPIVVDGKVITGISGGEFGIVGKVYAYDAKSGKQLWVRPTVEGHMGYLWKDGKKTENGISGGAPGKTWPADLWKTGGAATWLGGTYDSDTGLLFFGTGNPAPWNSHLRPGDNYFSSSRLAIDPNTGKIVWHFQTTPHDGWDFDGVNELISFDYEESGKTVKAAATADRNGFFYVLNRENGDFIRGFPFVDKLNWAKGLDEKGRPIYVEANRPGSPAQSTDGKQGAQVVARPAFLGGKNWMPMAYSKDTELFYVPSNEWEMDIWNEPTSYKKGAAYLGAGFTIKSVNEDFIGVLKAIDPKTGETVWRYNNFSPLWGGVLTTGGGLVWTGNPEGYLMAFDDKTGEIVYKFQTGSGIVGSPVTWEMDGEQYISVLSGWGGAVPLWGGEVAKRVKHFNQGGTVWTFKLPKRYQQVAKN is encoded by the coding sequence ATGAATAATAATATGCCAATTAAAAAACTTGCTCTATCTATGCTGGTATGTGCAAGTGCGTTAACTCCTGTCCATGCTGTTGTCACTGACAAAGATATTCAAAATGACCACGTTACCACTGACGACGTAGTGACGTATGGTATGGGCTTGAAAGCTCAGCGCTATAGCCCGTTAACCGCGATTAACCGCGATACAGTAGAGGAAGTACGCCCTGTGTGGGCATTCTCTTTAGGTGGTGAAAAGCAGCGGGGGCAAGAATCGCAGCCAATGGTAAAAGATGGTGTTATGTATGTAACCGGTTCTTATTCTCGGGTGTGGGCCATAGATGCGCGAACCGGAGAAGAGTTATGGCAATACGAGGCGCGTTTACCAGACGGTATTATGCCTTGCTGTGATGTGATAAACCGTGGCGTTGCGCTTTACGATAATCTGGTCATTTTTGGCACCTTGGACGCCAAGTTAGTAGCACTGGACAAAGACACGGGCAAAACCGTTTGGAAGAAAAAAGTTGAAGATTATCGAGCGGGCTACGCCATTACTGCAGCGCCTATTGTAGTTGACGGAAAAGTCATTACAGGGATTTCCGGTGGTGAATTCGGTATCGTCGGTAAAGTGTATGCTTACGACGCGAAGTCTGGCAAACAGCTATGGGTTAGACCTACCGTTGAAGGGCACATGGGGTACTTATGGAAAGACGGTAAGAAAACCGAAAATGGTATTTCAGGTGGCGCGCCAGGTAAAACATGGCCTGCTGATTTATGGAAAACCGGTGGTGCAGCAACGTGGCTAGGTGGTACTTACGACTCAGATACAGGCTTGCTATTCTTCGGTACGGGTAACCCTGCACCGTGGAACTCCCATTTACGTCCTGGCGATAACTACTTCTCGTCGTCGCGCTTAGCAATCGACCCTAATACAGGAAAGATTGTGTGGCACTTCCAAACCACACCACACGATGGCTGGGACTTCGATGGCGTTAACGAGCTTATCTCGTTTGATTACGAAGAAAGCGGTAAAACCGTGAAAGCGGCGGCAACCGCCGACAGAAACGGCTTCTTCTATGTCCTTAACCGCGAAAACGGTGACTTTATTCGCGGCTTCCCGTTTGTTGACAAATTGAACTGGGCAAAGGGACTGGATGAAAAAGGCCGACCTATCTACGTTGAAGCGAATCGGCCAGGAAGTCCGGCACAATCTACTGATGGTAAACAAGGCGCACAGGTCGTTGCGCGTCCTGCTTTCTTAGGTGGTAAAAACTGGATGCCAATGGCCTATTCAAAGGATACTGAACTCTTCTATGTGCCTTCAAACGAATGGGAAATGGATATCTGGAACGAGCCTACCTCTTACAAGAAAGGTGCAGCGTACCTAGGGGCCGGTTTCACCATTAAATCAGTGAATGAAGACTTTATCGGCGTCCTTAAAGCGATTGACCCTAAAACAGGTGAAACCGTTTGGCGCTATAATAACTTCTCTCCACTATGGGGCGGGGTGTTAACCACAGGTGGTGGTTTGGTTTGGACCGGTAATCCTGAAGGTTATCTTATGGCCTTTGACGACAAAACCGGTGAAATAGTCTACAAGTTCCAAACTGGCTCAGGTATTGTTGGCTCTCCAGTGACATGGGAAATGGATGGTGAGCAGTACATCTCTGTACTATCTGGATGGGGCGGCGCAGTACCATTATGGGGCGGTGAAGTTGCAAAACGCGTGAAGCACTTCAACCAAGGCGGCACCGTGTGGACGTTTAAATTGCCCAAGCGCTATCAGCAGGTGGCAAAAAACTAA
- a CDS encoding LacI family DNA-binding transcriptional regulator produces the protein MHKARLKDVAKRAKVSNSTVSQYLNGRFDYMSKETQERIKAAVEDLNYTPNPTARNLKGKQTKMVGIVVRDITGFDTSRTIRGIDDYCKKYGYNAIVYNTDFDAEEEKRALESLNDIRVDGIIIASSGKNESLIKNYDKKGLPIVHFQLEHDGSEKRLVTSDHWQAAYDATRYLISLGHKQICFVTQTYNDVLSRKARFDGYKAALTANNIEFNSDLILYWDRNKGFETSPVSQLERENAPTAFFSQHLAITTELLTEFNEHKVSIPEDVSLIGFDEIPMAKFFSVPVSVVKQEPYQVGQEAAKLLLNSLKSLETESKRVRVNCTLTKRASCAPPK, from the coding sequence ATGCACAAAGCAAGACTTAAAGACGTTGCTAAACGAGCAAAAGTCTCAAACAGCACTGTGTCTCAATACTTAAACGGAAGATTCGACTATATGTCGAAAGAGACACAAGAACGCATAAAGGCGGCGGTTGAAGATCTTAATTACACCCCAAACCCTACAGCGCGCAATTTGAAGGGCAAACAAACGAAGATGGTTGGTATAGTAGTGCGCGATATTACAGGCTTTGATACCAGCCGGACGATAAGAGGTATCGACGATTACTGTAAAAAGTATGGATATAACGCCATTGTCTATAATACTGACTTTGATGCAGAAGAGGAAAAGCGGGCGCTAGAGAGTCTCAACGATATACGTGTAGATGGAATTATCATCGCGTCCTCAGGCAAAAATGAATCACTGATAAAAAACTACGATAAAAAAGGGCTTCCTATTGTTCACTTTCAGCTAGAGCACGACGGTAGCGAAAAGCGCTTAGTTACCTCTGATCACTGGCAAGCAGCGTATGATGCAACACGTTACCTTATATCTCTCGGGCACAAACAGATATGTTTCGTTACGCAAACTTATAACGACGTACTATCTAGAAAGGCTCGCTTTGATGGCTATAAAGCGGCATTGACAGCAAACAATATTGAATTTAACAGCGACTTAATTTTGTATTGGGATCGCAATAAAGGCTTTGAAACGTCTCCGGTTTCACAATTAGAAAGAGAAAATGCACCTACCGCTTTTTTCTCTCAGCATTTAGCAATCACAACTGAGCTTTTGACAGAATTTAACGAACATAAGGTATCTATACCTGAAGATGTATCACTTATCGGCTTCGATGAAATACCCATGGCAAAATTTTTTAGTGTGCCAGTATCGGTAGTGAAACAAGAGCCTTACCAAGTAGGACAAGAAGCTGCTAAGCTATTGCTAAACAGCCTTAAATCACTGGAAACGGAAAGTAAAAGAGTAAGAGTGAACTGCACGCTAACCAAACGGGCTTCGTGCGCACCGCCGAAATAA